The DNA window AACTCTGATAATGTCATCGATACTACAGGGCAGTTCACCTCCCATTGTGGACCCTAAAACCAAAGATCTGATCTTATAATGTTAATATATGTATTACACATACGAATGAAAGATATACATGCGGAAGAGGTTAATACTTTACCTTCGATCGAACATTATAACCAACTCGGAATGGTAACTTGGCATCCCCAAACTTTCCGATCAACTCAGATAATTTCCAATCTAACAATTTCCAGGTGTATGCACCTGTTGAATCTTGCAACATTCGTTGAAATAATAATGGTTCTTTAATTTCCGCGATAGCTTGTTTTAAAACTTCTTCTGACGGAAAACTTAATTTCTCCATATTGACTAATTTTTTATCGTTTCTATTATTAAGTACAATATTAAACTTTTTCCACTAATCGTTgtaaaagatataaataaatcGAAGTGTCACATTTTTTTAAACCAAAATAAACACATCGATGATCAAATCAATTTCATTGCACTTAGCGCCACGATACATGTCACGGATGCATTATGAACTACCACGATAGCGCGGAACTCCTGGGTTCGAAACTCTGCTAATGTGGATCCAAGCGAGTCAGATCCCTGCAATTTATAAATCATCGTATccatataataaatgaaatccAAAATGATGAAATAATTAAGTTCACATCATGATGTAATTTTCTATGAAATTGATAGGGGCAACTAAAACTCACGTTtcagaaaaatatagaaatgttATATTGCTTTTGCATACTTTTTTACAAGGTTTCTGTAAAAATCAAATACATATTGACTAGCCTGTTTACACTTGTCCATTGCTTCAAAAAACTCGGATTGTGTAAAACGGCCTTCAGTATGACAGCATACAACATCTTTATTCATGCTATCAAATCCAAAGGTAAATTGAACCCTAGCATTCTGCAAACAAGTTACAATATATTCAAACAATGTTATTtataactatgtatatatagatcTGTATAATCATACCTGTAATTGATTATTGTCAGGATCCAAAATAATATTTGCAGTGCCTTCCTCTATCATACAACTTACTGCTCCAATAGTAAATTTCATTGGAATTCCAGCATTAATAAGCGCTAAACAAGTTGCATTCAGTATACAACTTAATaactaaaaaatgtatgtatatcTGCTATTACAAAATTGTAACAGTTTACTTTTCCAAAATATGTTGAAATATGCCATACCCCACCAGAATCATCTAGTTCTTGAACATTTACACATATGGACGTTGCTGGATGAAATGTTGTAATAATTGCAGCTTCGCATGTCTCTTTTATGTACATTTCTGTTACTCTGTCATCAACCTCTTAAACAGTTGAAAAATATAATTGgtatattattgaaacattgATATGTTGCAGTGATTAACTTTATTACACATACTAGCTGCACCCTTGATAGGAGCATATGACACCTCCACAGATGCTTTATCGTACAACATCTTTTGTGCTTTGGACTCTGCAGGTCCATAAATTCCAGCAATAACTGCTGTATCCCCTAAAATGCAAATGTTATTTACAGAAAGTAATTGCAAATGTTAATACTAAATTACCTTGCATCAACATTGCCGATCCATCAGGCATAGATAGTTGATTCAATTCACAACTCATTGGCCTCAACATGAATTCATTACTGTTTGCTTCTTCAGTCATTTTTGGTCATAAATTTACAATAGAAGTTACACTAAAATGCTTGGCGGGAAATGGAAGTTGAGAGGTTATGGTGCTATGCAACAGAGCATGCACGAGCAAAGACAAGGTACAGACATGCCTCACCATAGTAAGCAATTCTGCTTCACCATAGTACATAAGCATTTTTATCCTCACCATTTTAATACGCATCCAGATC is part of the Megalopta genalis isolate 19385.01 unplaced genomic scaffold, iyMegGena1_principal scaffold0020, whole genome shotgun sequence genome and encodes:
- the Rrp46 gene encoding exosome complex component Rrp46, yielding MTEEANSNEFMLRPMSCELNQLSMPDGSAMLMQGDTAVIAGIYGPAESKAQKMLYDKASVEVSYAPIKGAAKVDDRVTEMYIKETCEAAIITTFHPATSICVNVQELDDSGGLLSCILNATCLALINAGIPMKFTIGAVSCMIEEGTANIILDPDNNQLQNARVQFTFGFDSMNKDVVCCHTEGRFTQSEFFEAMDKCKQASQYVFDFYRNLVKKYAKAI